TCTGGATTTCAGCACGCTGGGATTGAACGACAAATGGACCGTTTACCACAGTAACCGGCAAAAAGGAGTGACTTACGATTTTGGTTTAATTGTAAACTTCAGGGACATTAAAATCACTCCGGAACAAATCAAAGAAAAACAATTCATCAAGGAAAAACAGATCAAAGACGGCGTAAAAAACCTGTTGGATGCTAACGGACGTGTGGTAAGAGACAGTTTGGGCAAACCGATTAAAGTAGACAACTTTCGTACGATAAAAATCAACATCTATGAATTTACACAATTCAAAGCCTGCCAGATAACGGCTAAAGTTGATTATATCGATTTTAAAACCAACCAGCTGATCGAAACTTTCCCGTTGAGCAGTGAATTTGTTTTCCAGAACATCTATGCCAATTATAACGGAGACCGACGTGCCAGCGATGAAAATTACTACCAGTATTTTGACCGCAAAGCCGTGCCGTTCCCAAGCAACGAACAAATGGTTTTTGACACCGGCGAAGATCTTAAATCCAAATTAAAGAACATTATCACCCGGAATAAATTCCGTAAATAATACCCCTGTTTTCAGGCTGAACCAACCAAAGTGCTTTAGTAATTAAAGCACTTTTTTTATTTCCGAAAGGCTGCATTAAAATATTAACAAGCATTATAATATTAATTATTTGTTAATAAAAATTTGACGTTTTATAAAATATAAATGCTAATTTTATGAAAATCAAATCTATACATTATGAAAAAAAACCTACTTTTCATTTCGATGTTGTTTTTAGGCATCAGCGGCCATGCCCAGAAACTATCCGAATTCAATCGCATTAATGTTGAGGGATTTTACACCAATCCCGTAGTAGCTCCAAACGGAGACTATGCCTTGCTAACAGGCGAGCATTTTAAAGGGCTCTATCTTTTAGACCTGAAAAAAAACACTGTTGTCAAAATTTCCGATAAGGACGGCAGCGGTTATGGTTACAGCTGGGATAAGAACGGTACCGTTTTTTATTTCAAGGAAAAAGGAGAAAAAGAATATTTCTCACAATCCAGAGTTATGGCCTATGATGTTGCCACCAAACAACTGGAACGTAAAACAAACATCAATCACAACTTCCTGCCTTCGTTTCAGGGTGAAACAACAAACATAGTTGTTTACACCAACCTGACGACTTTAAAAATCGAAGCCAAAGATCTGGCCAGCGATAAAAGCTGGGTAGTTACCGGCGATGAAGGACAATTCTACAACGCTATTTTATCCAATGACGGTAAAAAAGTAGCGGTACACAACGGTCCGGACATTTTTGTTTACGACCTTAACGGAGACGGAAAAGGAACAAAAGTGGGCACCGGAATCGCAACTTCTTGGTCGGCAGACGACAAATACTTATTAGGCTTTTTAGACGAAAGTGAAGACGGGCATACGGTAAGCAACTCCGAGATATACCTTTTTGACACCAGCGCTTTCAGACCGAAAAAAATCACCAATACAGAAGTTTTTACCGAAATGTTCCCAACATTTTACGGCAAAAACCAGATAATGTTTTCGGATGATAAAACCGGTAGAATTTTCACTTCTCAACTAAAAAACTAAACACATGAAAAAAATAACTGCACTCCTGTTTGCCTTAGTAGTGACCTTTATGGCAAACGCTCAGATAATCGTTATCGATCCGGGTCACGGATATGGCACCTCAACCAGTGACAATCCCGACGGAAGAACCGCAACCGAAATAGAAACTTCACTGGAAGTGGGTTTACGAACCCGTACCCTGATCCAGAACAGTTGTACGTGGACCGTATACATGACCCGAACCACAAACCTAAACAGCTGGACATCCGTTACCCAAAGAGCAACGATGTCCAATAACTGGAATGCTGACCGTTTATTGAGCGTTCACTGTAACGCCGGCGGTGGTACCGGAACCGAGACTTTCTATTGTACTTATGACGATACCAATACCGCTCCGGATATTGCTTTTGCACAAAAAATCCAGGCCGATATGGTTTCTTACGGTTCCTGGACAAACAGACGCTGCGTGGAAGACAATAGCTTCCTGGCCTATCATTTGGGTGTTTTACGCTATTCTTCCGCTACAGGATGCTTAAATGAGATCGGTTTTGTGGATTCTGCCGATGCTACAAAACTAACAAGCTCCACCTGGAGGGATTCTTTTGCGTCTGCCTACTTTAATGCTTTAAAATCCAACCTGAACCTGACCTGCAGCGTTACCGCTCCGGGCGCATTCACATTGACCGCTACACCGGAATGCAACGGAACAGCTACCCGCGTAAGACTGAACTGGACCGCTTCTGCCAATGCCACCAGCTACGATATTTACAGAAACGGTGCTCTATATGCCAGCAGCATTACAGGAACACAATACCTGAATACCGCCGTTACCGCCGGAACAGCCTATACCTACTATGTAAAAGCTAAAAATGCCAGCAGCAGTACCAATAATTCAAACGGAACCCTGTCGGCTACACCGCCATCCTGCAGTACTCCGGGAGCCTTTACGGTAACTGCAACAGCAACCTGCAGCGGTACTACCAGTGCCATTAACGTTACCTGGACCGCATCTGCCAATGCCACTACTTATGATATTTACAGAAACGGTAACCTGTATGCTCCGGATGTTACAGGAACATCATTCTTAAACACTTACCTGATCACTGCCGGTACTACCTATACGTATTCGATGGTTGCCAAAAACAGTGTGGGAACAATCAGTAATTCGAACGGTACCCGCAGCGTAACAGCAACCAGCTGTGGTGCGAAAATGGCTGGTGAAACAGCTCCGAACGGATTTGACAGCTTAAACTTATACCCTAACCCGTCAGACGGAATAATCAACCTTTCCATTGAAAATATAGCCGTAAAACAGCTTCATCTGATGCTGATCGATACCAACGGACGTATCGTATTAGAAAACAATCTGACACCGGCAGACAACACCGTATCCGAGCAGATTGACATTCGTAATTTTGCTGCGGGAATCTATATTGTCAAGATTACAGCAGACAATAAAGAATACATTCGTAAGATTATTAAGAAATAAATCCTTTCTTTTTTGTTTAAATCCGGGGCAATGCTCCGGATTTTTTTTAGTGTAAAGCCCTGTAAACAGGGACTTCTATTGTTAAAAAAATCACTTTCTGTATTTTTTAACACATCCTATTACAAAATCTTTTACATTTGCAGCAATGAAAA
This region of Flavobacterium inviolabile genomic DNA includes:
- a CDS encoding TolB-like translocation protein, which produces MKKNLLFISMLFLGISGHAQKLSEFNRINVEGFYTNPVVAPNGDYALLTGEHFKGLYLLDLKKNTVVKISDKDGSGYGYSWDKNGTVFYFKEKGEKEYFSQSRVMAYDVATKQLERKTNINHNFLPSFQGETTNIVVYTNLTTLKIEAKDLASDKSWVVTGDEGQFYNAILSNDGKKVAVHNGPDIFVYDLNGDGKGTKVGTGIATSWSADDKYLLGFLDESEDGHTVSNSEIYLFDTSAFRPKKITNTEVFTEMFPTFYGKNQIMFSDDKTGRIFTSQLKN
- a CDS encoding N-acetylmuramoyl-L-alanine amidase; translation: MKKITALLFALVVTFMANAQIIVIDPGHGYGTSTSDNPDGRTATEIETSLEVGLRTRTLIQNSCTWTVYMTRTTNLNSWTSVTQRATMSNNWNADRLLSVHCNAGGGTGTETFYCTYDDTNTAPDIAFAQKIQADMVSYGSWTNRRCVEDNSFLAYHLGVLRYSSATGCLNEIGFVDSADATKLTSSTWRDSFASAYFNALKSNLNLTCSVTAPGAFTLTATPECNGTATRVRLNWTASANATSYDIYRNGALYASSITGTQYLNTAVTAGTAYTYYVKAKNASSSTNNSNGTLSATPPSCSTPGAFTVTATATCSGTTSAINVTWTASANATTYDIYRNGNLYAPDVTGTSFLNTYLITAGTTYTYSMVAKNSVGTISNSNGTRSVTATSCGAKMAGETAPNGFDSLNLYPNPSDGIINLSIENIAVKQLHLMLIDTNGRIVLENNLTPADNTVSEQIDIRNFAAGIYIVKITADNKEYIRKIIKK